The following is a genomic window from Devosia neptuniae.
CGGGCTGGGGGCGATTGCCGTGGCGGTGATCTGGAGCCAGGTCTTCCCCGCGCTGCGCGAGCAGAAGACGCTCGACAAGAAAATGGCCTGAGGCCCGCGCTGGCTTGACTCCTGGGCCGTCCAACTATATCACGCGGCCACCTATCGAGGCTTTCGAGCCTATAGGCGCACCCGGGATCTCCTGAATTTTTGGGGTCTGTCGGTCATCCCTCGGGATGGCAGAGGAGGGCGCGATCCATTCACCTGTTAAGAAGGATACGCGATGTCGAAGCGTCATTCAGTCAAGTACAAGATCGATCGCCGTCTTGGCGAAAATATCTGGGGCCGTCCGAAGTCCCCGCTCAACGCCCGTGCTTATGGCCCCGGCCAGCATGGTCAGCGCCGCAAGGGCAAGCTCTCGGACTACGGTCTGCAGCTGCGCGCCAAGCAGAAGCTCAAGGGCTATTACGGCTCGGTCACCGAAAAGGCGTTCAAGCGCCTCTATACCGAAGCTGCCCGCGTTAAGGGCGATACCGGTGAGAACCTGATCGGCCTGCTCGAGAGCCGTCTGGACGCGATCGTCTACCGCGCCAAGTTCGTTGCCACCGTGTT
Proteins encoded in this region:
- the rpsD gene encoding 30S ribosomal protein S4, whose product is MSKRHSVKYKIDRRLGENIWGRPKSPLNARAYGPGQHGQRRKGKLSDYGLQLRAKQKLKGYYGSVTEKAFKRLYTEAARVKGDTGENLIGLLESRLDAIVYRAKFVATVFAARQFVSHGHILVNGKRVNIPSYQVKVGDKIEVRERSKQLAVLIEATQLAERDVPDYVEVDHNKMTATFARVPALSDVPYPVQMEPNLVVEFYSR